A stretch of Lactuca sativa cultivar Salinas chromosome 6, Lsat_Salinas_v11, whole genome shotgun sequence DNA encodes these proteins:
- the LOC111903360 gene encoding uncharacterized protein LOC111903360 codes for MKTTFDDSSSTDDPTSESPETEVFEDRLSQVRLRYCSGTGKKFYAQKSKKSGTKSGGSSGSRANMYLPSVPLKEPISVILVGDRKDSTTYVRNKKKACDSVGINSYEVRLAKDSTEEEVVNHISKFNDDPSVHGILVQLPLLRKDVDGFHPQNVGRLAMRGREPSFVPCTPKGCIELLHRYDIPIKGKRVVVIGRSNIVGTPAAFLLQFIGTPHWMAQEVIQESRYDGKVLGLTAVTFSSKHDVSCFAPDINVPSQFMSNLIDDSSSSELLEGTQI; via the exons ATGAAAACAACATTCGATGATTCTTCCTCTACCGATGATCCCACCTCCGAATCACCCGAGACTGAAGTTTTTGAGGACCGACTCTCGCAGGTACGTCTGCGTTATTGTAGTGGCACAGGGAAGAAATTCTATGCACAGAAGAGCAAGAAGTCCGGGACGAAATCCGGTGGGAGTTCAGGATCTAGGGCAAACATGTACCTCCCATCGGTGCCTTTGAAGGAGCCGATTTCAG TTATTCTTGTTGGAGATAGGAAAGATTCTACAACTTATGTACGTAACAAAAAGAAAGCTTGTGACTCTGTGGGAATTAATTCTTATGAAGTCAGGTTGGCTAAGGATTCTACCGAAGAAGAAGTTGTTAACCACATTTCAAAGTTTAATGATGATCCCTCTGTACATGGAATACTTGTTCAACTACCTTTGCTTCGT AAAGATGTTGATGGATTCCACCCTCAGAATGTGGGTCGTTTAGCCATGCGAGGGAGAGAACCGTCATTTGTTCCCTGCACACCTAAAGGATGCATAGAGTTGTTGCATAGATATGACATCCCCATCAAAGGAAAAAGGGTAGTGGTGATTGGTAGGAGCAACATTGTTGGAACGCCTGCTGCTTTCTTACTTCAA TTTATTGGTACTCCCCACTGGATGGCTCAAGAGGTAATCCAGGAAAGCAGATATGATGGGAAg GTACTTGGATTAACAGCTGTCACCTTTTCATCCAAGCATGATGTTAGCTGTTTTGCACCAGATATCAATGTACCTTCTCAATTCATGAGCAATTTAATAGATGATAGTTCTTCAAGTGAGCTTCTAGAAGGAACTCAGATTTAA